The following are encoded in a window of Sinorhizobium sojae CCBAU 05684 genomic DNA:
- the parC gene encoding DNA topoisomerase IV subunit A, whose translation MGQSLLPPSGGDDNIQPVDLKAALEERYLAYALSTIMHRALPDVRDGLKPVHRRIIHAMSEMGLRPNSSFKKCARIVGDVIGKFHPHGDQSVYDALVRLAQDFSQRYPVVDGQGNFGNIDGDNAAAYRYTEAKMTEVAALLLEGIDQDAVDFRPTYNEEDQEPTVLPGAFPNLLANGASGIAVGMATSIPPHNAHELCDAALHLIRHPNATVEELLFDPANPQRGGIEGPDFPTGGVIVESRASVIESYRTGRGGFRVRARWSVEDLGRGGYQIVVTEIPYQVQKSRLIEKIAELLVARKLPLLEDVRDESAEDVRVVLVPKSRTVDANILMESLFKLTELESRVPLNMNVLSMGRVPRVMALNEVLSEWLAHRREVLQRRSRHRLAAIERRLEILGGYLIAYLNIDEVIRIIREEDEPKAVMIERFGLTDVQAEAILNMRLRSLRKLEEFEIRTEFDALSKEKAEIEALLASDEKQWQAVAWEIGEVKKKFAKATDIGRRRSTFADAPEADVEAIQQAMIEKEPITVVISEKGWIRALKGHISDTSSLQFKDGDALKVAFPAQTTDKILIFTTGGKVYTLGGDKLPGGRGHGEPLRIMVDMETDQDVLTALVHDPMRKLIVSSAAGNGFVVTESEIVANTRKGKQVMNVAMPDEAKLVIPVRGDHVAVVGENRKMLVFPLVQIPEMARGKGVRLQRYKDGGISDIRCFAIADGLTWEDSAGRVFTKTKDELLEWLGDRAGAGRVVPKGFPRSGRFSG comes from the coding sequence ATGGGACAAAGCCTTTTGCCGCCATCTGGCGGGGACGACAACATTCAGCCGGTTGACCTCAAGGCAGCGCTGGAAGAGCGCTATCTCGCCTACGCGCTGTCGACCATCATGCACCGGGCGCTGCCGGATGTCCGCGACGGGTTGAAGCCGGTCCACCGCCGCATCATCCACGCCATGAGCGAGATGGGGCTGAGGCCCAATTCCTCGTTCAAGAAATGCGCGCGCATCGTCGGCGACGTCATCGGTAAGTTCCATCCGCATGGAGACCAGTCCGTCTATGACGCGCTGGTGCGCCTCGCGCAGGATTTCTCCCAGCGCTACCCGGTCGTCGACGGACAGGGCAATTTCGGCAATATCGATGGCGACAACGCTGCCGCCTATCGTTACACCGAAGCCAAGATGACCGAGGTTGCGGCTCTCCTCCTCGAGGGCATCGACCAGGACGCGGTCGACTTCCGCCCGACATACAATGAGGAGGACCAGGAGCCGACGGTGCTTCCCGGCGCCTTCCCCAACCTGCTCGCCAATGGCGCCTCCGGTATCGCCGTCGGCATGGCGACATCGATCCCGCCGCACAATGCGCATGAGCTCTGCGACGCGGCGCTCCATCTCATCCGCCACCCGAATGCGACTGTGGAGGAGCTTCTGTTCGATCCGGCCAATCCTCAGCGCGGCGGGATCGAGGGGCCGGACTTCCCGACCGGCGGTGTCATCGTCGAAAGCCGCGCCAGCGTGATCGAGTCCTACCGCACGGGCCGCGGCGGCTTCCGCGTGCGCGCCCGCTGGAGCGTGGAGGATCTGGGCCGTGGCGGCTATCAGATCGTCGTCACGGAAATCCCCTACCAGGTGCAGAAGTCGCGGCTGATCGAAAAGATCGCCGAGTTGCTCGTGGCGCGCAAGCTGCCGTTGCTCGAGGACGTCCGCGACGAATCGGCCGAAGATGTGCGCGTCGTGCTGGTGCCGAAAAGCCGCACCGTCGATGCCAATATCCTGATGGAGTCGCTCTTCAAACTGACGGAGCTCGAAAGCCGCGTTCCGCTCAATATGAACGTCCTCTCGATGGGCCGGGTGCCGCGCGTGATGGCGCTGAACGAGGTGCTGAGCGAATGGCTGGCGCACCGCCGCGAAGTGCTGCAGCGCCGGTCGCGCCACCGGCTCGCCGCGATCGAACGGCGGCTGGAGATTCTCGGCGGCTATCTTATTGCCTATCTGAACATCGACGAGGTCATCCGCATCATCCGCGAGGAGGATGAGCCGAAGGCCGTGATGATCGAGCGCTTTGGGCTGACGGACGTCCAGGCCGAAGCGATCCTCAATATGCGGCTGCGCTCGTTGCGCAAGCTCGAAGAATTCGAGATCCGCACCGAGTTCGATGCGCTCTCCAAGGAGAAGGCCGAGATCGAAGCTCTTCTCGCCTCGGATGAGAAGCAATGGCAGGCCGTCGCCTGGGAGATCGGCGAGGTCAAGAAGAAGTTCGCCAAGGCGACCGACATCGGCAGGCGGCGCAGCACCTTCGCCGATGCGCCCGAGGCCGACGTCGAGGCCATCCAGCAGGCGATGATCGAGAAGGAACCGATCACCGTCGTCATCTCGGAGAAGGGCTGGATCCGGGCGCTCAAGGGGCACATCTCGGACACGTCCTCATTGCAGTTCAAGGACGGCGACGCTCTGAAGGTCGCGTTTCCCGCGCAGACGACGGACAAGATCCTTATCTTCACCACCGGTGGCAAGGTCTATACGCTCGGCGGCGACAAGCTGCCGGGCGGGCGCGGCCACGGCGAGCCGCTGCGCATCATGGTCGACATGGAAACCGATCAGGATGTGCTGACGGCGCTGGTGCATGATCCGATGCGCAAGCTCATCGTCTCGTCCGCAGCCGGTAACGGCTTCGTCGTCACCGAGAGCGAGATCGTTGCCAATACCCGCAAGGGCAAGCAGGTGATGAATGTCGCCATGCCGGACGAGGCGAAACTCGTGATTCCCGTGAGGGGCGATCACGTCGCGGTCGTCGGCGAAAACCGCAAGATGCTCGTCTTCCCCTTGGTGCAGATCCCGGAAATGGCGCGCGGCAAGGGCGTACGCCTGCAGCGCTACAAGGACGGCGGAATTTCCGACATTCGCTGCTTCGCCATCGCGGACGGCCTCACCTGGGAAGACAGCGCCGGCCGGGTCTTCACCAAGACCAAGGATGAACTGCTCGAATGGCTCGGCGACCGTGCCGGTGCCGGCCGTGTCGTTCCCAAGGGTTTCCCGCGCAGCGGCCGCTTTAGCGGCTGA
- a CDS encoding ArsR/SmtB family transcription factor: MISALDDTLLALADPTRRRILEVLLAGEASDADIATAVGVRRDELSMHMRILEEAELISRRPQGEGELVAANPAPLEIAAEWINTNRELWAMRSQMQET; the protein is encoded by the coding sequence ATGATTTCGGCCCTTGACGACACCCTGCTGGCGCTCGCCGACCCGACGCGCCGCCGCATACTCGAAGTCCTGCTCGCCGGCGAGGCCTCCGACGCGGATATCGCCACTGCTGTCGGTGTTCGACGGGACGAGCTTTCAATGCATATGAGGATTCTCGAAGAGGCGGAGTTGATTTCTCGGCGCCCGCAGGGCGAAGGCGAGCTTGTCGCAGCCAATCCTGCGCCGCTGGAAATTGCTGCCGAGTGGATCAACACCAACCGCGAACTCTGGGCGATGCGCTCGCAGATGCAGGAGACTTGA
- a CDS encoding DMT family transporter, which translates to MRPSPDAARHRRGLAITGLGGLALSFDIPLIRLANGEVWSLLALRSLSTFAIAIVAWFVINRVLRRPIALIPGKAGLIAGLFYGINSFTFLLAVFNTSTANVVFILAFTSMFAAMLSWIFLKERPSRATLLTMAVMLLGVGVIVAGGLESGHFFGDAMAACSAFLLASAITVSRASGRDMALVPLTTAIFPALAALLLLPTSGFSVAEPGYIIFNGLVVIPLAFFCLATGPRYLSAPEVGMFYLLETVLAPIWVWIVFSETPTDQTLAGGAVLVLALVGHSLLQMRKMAKPQHSCPELPLAG; encoded by the coding sequence TTGCGCCCCTCTCCTGACGCGGCCCGGCACCGGCGCGGTCTTGCCATCACCGGCCTTGGCGGCCTTGCGCTTTCCTTCGACATTCCGCTGATCCGCCTGGCGAATGGCGAGGTCTGGTCGCTGCTCGCCTTGCGCAGCCTATCGACCTTCGCCATCGCCATTGTCGCCTGGTTCGTCATCAATCGCGTGCTGCGCCGGCCAATCGCGCTGATCCCCGGCAAGGCCGGTCTCATTGCCGGTCTCTTCTACGGCATCAACTCCTTCACCTTCCTGCTTGCCGTATTCAATACCTCGACCGCGAATGTCGTCTTCATCCTTGCATTCACGTCGATGTTCGCAGCGATGCTCTCCTGGATATTCCTGAAGGAGCGGCCCTCCCGCGCCACGCTCCTGACGATGGCCGTCATGCTTCTGGGAGTCGGAGTAATCGTCGCGGGCGGCCTCGAAAGCGGCCACTTCTTCGGGGATGCCATGGCCGCGTGCTCCGCCTTCCTGCTGGCAAGCGCCATCACCGTCAGCCGCGCCAGCGGTCGGGACATGGCTCTCGTGCCGCTGACGACGGCGATCTTTCCCGCACTCGCCGCTCTCCTTCTCCTGCCGACCAGCGGCTTCTCCGTCGCCGAGCCCGGTTACATTATCTTCAATGGTCTCGTCGTGATCCCCCTCGCCTTCTTCTGTCTGGCGACGGGGCCGCGCTACCTCTCAGCGCCGGAGGTCGGCATGTTCTATCTCCTGGAGACTGTGCTGGCACCGATCTGGGTGTGGATCGTCTTTTCCGAGACGCCCACTGACCAGACGCTCGCCGGCGGTGCGGTCCTGGTCCTTGCTTTGGTCGGCCATTCTCTCCTGCAGATGCGCAAGATGGCAAAGCCGCAGCATTCCTGTCCGGAGCTACCGCTTGCCGGTTAG
- a CDS encoding arginyltransferase → MNTQTTPSPQFYLTAPAACPYLPNEMERKVFTHMVGERAPELNDLLTQGGFRRSQNIAYRPACETCRACVSVRILANEFAPTRSMRRVLAGNGDIVSAEYPAEPSSEQYNLFRRYLDHRHQKGGMSDMSVLDYAMMVEDTHVHTHIIEYRLRADGDGISERARGPLVATALTDRMGDGLSMVYSFFDPALSYRSLGTFMILDHIRRAKERSLPHVYLGYWVKGSRKMGYKTKFLPQEHLMARGWERYTGDP, encoded by the coding sequence ATGAACACGCAGACCACACCTTCTCCACAATTCTACCTGACCGCGCCGGCAGCGTGCCCATACCTGCCGAACGAAATGGAGCGGAAGGTCTTCACCCACATGGTGGGTGAACGGGCTCCCGAGCTCAACGATCTCCTGACGCAGGGTGGCTTCCGCCGGTCGCAGAACATCGCCTATCGTCCGGCCTGCGAAACCTGTCGCGCTTGCGTCTCCGTGCGCATCCTCGCCAATGAATTTGCGCCGACCCGGTCGATGCGCCGCGTGCTCGCCGGCAACGGGGACATCGTGTCCGCCGAATACCCGGCCGAGCCTTCGAGCGAGCAATACAACCTTTTCCGCCGGTATCTGGACCACCGCCACCAGAAGGGCGGCATGTCCGATATGTCCGTGCTCGACTATGCGATGATGGTCGAGGACACCCATGTCCACACGCACATCATCGAATACCGGCTAAGGGCCGATGGCGACGGGATCAGCGAAAGGGCCAGGGGTCCGCTCGTTGCCACGGCGCTGACCGACCGTATGGGCGACGGGCTGTCGATGGTCTATTCCTTCTTCGATCCGGCGCTCTCGTACCGATCGCTCGGCACCTTCATGATCCTCGACCACATCCGCAGGGCGAAGGAGCGCAGCCTGCCGCATGTCTATCTCGGCTATTGGGTCAAGGGCTCTCGGAAAATGGGCTACAAGACGAAATTTTTGCCGCAGGAGCATCTTATGGCGCGCGGCTGGGAGCGCTATACTGGCGATCCCTAA
- a CDS encoding RDD family protein — MSMHDQELRLPSQDWRAYQGVLSRRVFAFILDYVIVALLWIPAAVVVFFIGILTLGLGFFLYPILFALVAMLYFGLTVGGRDQASPGMKVMGVAIARTDGRPMDFLTAIVHLAIFWIANALLTPLILLLGLFTDRGRLLHDLLIGTVMVRRDMY; from the coding sequence ATGAGCATGCACGATCAAGAACTCCGACTTCCTAGCCAGGACTGGCGCGCCTATCAGGGCGTGCTTTCTCGCCGGGTGTTTGCCTTCATCCTCGACTACGTGATCGTCGCTCTTCTTTGGATCCCGGCAGCGGTGGTCGTCTTCTTCATCGGCATTCTGACGCTCGGCCTCGGCTTCTTCCTGTACCCGATCCTCTTCGCGCTGGTGGCAATGCTCTATTTCGGGCTCACTGTCGGCGGACGCGATCAGGCGTCCCCGGGGATGAAGGTGATGGGCGTGGCGATCGCCCGCACCGACGGGCGGCCGATGGATTTCCTGACGGCCATCGTGCACCTGGCGATCTTCTGGATCGCCAATGCGCTGTTGACGCCGCTTATCCTGCTGCTCGGGCTCTTCACCGACCGCGGCAGGCTGCTGCACGATCTTCTGATCGGCACCGTCATGGTCCGGCGCGACATGTACTGA
- the hemB gene encoding porphobilinogen synthase: MNDSTNLVDRITGHRRMRRNRKADWSRRLVQENRLTIDDLIWPIFIVPGNGIVEPIDAMPGVNRMSVDRAVEAAKEAADLGIPAIATFPNIDVALRDETGSHSLAPDNLINRATRAIKKAVPNIGVITDVALDPFTSHGHDGILRDGEIVNDETVETIARAAVIQANAGSDIIAPSEMMDGRIGAIREALDASGHQNVGIMSYATKFASAFYGPYREAIGTGGLLKGDKKSYYIDPANGTEAIRDAALDVEEGADMLMVKPGLAYLDICWRMKEAFGLPVFAYQVSGEYTQIKAAAANGWIDGERVMLETLLAFKRAGCDGILSYFAVEAAKILAKR, encoded by the coding sequence ATGAACGACAGCACAAATCTTGTGGACAGGATCACCGGGCACCGCCGCATGCGCCGCAACCGCAAGGCGGACTGGTCGCGCCGGCTGGTGCAGGAAAACCGCCTCACCATCGACGACCTCATCTGGCCGATCTTCATCGTCCCGGGCAATGGCATCGTCGAGCCGATCGATGCGATGCCGGGAGTCAACCGAATGAGCGTCGACAGGGCGGTCGAGGCGGCGAAGGAGGCGGCCGATCTCGGCATTCCGGCCATCGCCACCTTCCCCAATATCGACGTGGCGCTGCGCGACGAGACCGGCTCGCACAGCCTCGCGCCCGACAACCTCATCAACCGGGCGACGCGGGCGATCAAGAAGGCCGTCCCCAATATCGGCGTCATCACCGACGTGGCACTTGATCCCTTCACCAGCCACGGTCACGACGGCATCCTGCGCGACGGCGAGATCGTCAATGACGAGACAGTGGAGACGATCGCCAGGGCGGCCGTGATCCAGGCGAATGCAGGGTCCGACATCATCGCCCCCTCCGAGATGATGGACGGGCGGATCGGCGCGATCCGCGAGGCGCTCGATGCGAGCGGGCACCAGAATGTCGGTATCATGTCCTATGCTACGAAATTCGCCTCCGCCTTTTATGGCCCCTATCGCGAGGCGATCGGCACCGGCGGACTGCTCAAGGGCGACAAGAAGTCCTACTATATCGACCCGGCCAACGGCACCGAGGCAATTCGCGACGCCGCGCTGGACGTCGAAGAGGGCGCCGACATGCTGATGGTCAAGCCGGGGCTTGCCTATCTCGACATCTGCTGGCGAATGAAGGAGGCCTTCGGCCTGCCGGTCTTCGCCTATCAGGTCTCGGGCGAATACACGCAGATCAAGGCAGCCGCCGCCAATGGCTGGATCGACGGAGAACGGGTAATGCTCGAAACGTTGCTCGCCTTCAAGCGAGCGGGCTGCGACGGCATCCTCAGCTATTTCGCCGTCGAGGCGGCGAAGATCCTCGCAAAGCGGTGA
- a CDS encoding DUF6163 family protein, whose translation MLHDSQHVPKPSLAEILFGWFLRMVSVACFWFALEYWAMLIGFSHGGAGRFDLLPPQWRAAATALAVVYPVAAIGLWLFVSWGPVVWVLAAAVEIAMYEFYPGIFGTRPLLLLLHGSVAVTFVLFRAVLFYQRLRQARKVRVDSP comes from the coding sequence ATGCTTCATGATTCTCAGCATGTGCCGAAGCCATCGCTTGCCGAAATTCTTTTCGGCTGGTTTCTGCGCATGGTGTCCGTCGCCTGTTTCTGGTTCGCGCTCGAATACTGGGCGATGCTGATCGGCTTTTCCCATGGCGGTGCCGGCCGTTTCGATCTTTTGCCGCCTCAATGGCGCGCCGCCGCGACGGCACTTGCCGTGGTCTATCCGGTCGCGGCCATCGGGCTGTGGCTGTTCGTCTCCTGGGGCCCGGTGGTCTGGGTCCTCGCCGCCGCGGTCGAAATCGCGATGTACGAGTTCTATCCGGGCATTTTCGGCACGCGACCGCTCCTGCTCCTGCTGCACGGGAGTGTCGCCGTCACGTTCGTTCTCTTTCGTGCCGTGCTTTTTTACCAGCGGCTGCGCCAGGCGCGGAAGGTAAGGGTTGATTCACCCTGA
- the ldtR gene encoding transcriptional regulator LdtR, whose protein sequence is MNTKMKPQAAAPKAPQSDLQDETIRGLYLESLHLVERLHRRLLDVIKDEFDRQGRSDVNAVQALLLFNIGNSELTAGELRSRGYYLGSNVSYNVKKLVDLGLINHQRSRVDRRSVRISLTEEGQEIAETVAKLYERHIGSIDKVGGIGSEEFTQMNKLLQRLDRFWNDSIMYRL, encoded by the coding sequence ATGAACACGAAAATGAAGCCGCAGGCCGCAGCGCCCAAAGCCCCCCAAAGCGATCTCCAGGACGAGACGATCCGTGGTCTCTATCTGGAATCCCTTCACCTCGTCGAGCGTCTGCATCGGCGCCTGCTGGACGTCATCAAGGACGAGTTCGATCGCCAGGGGCGCAGCGACGTCAACGCCGTCCAAGCGCTCTTGCTCTTCAATATCGGCAATTCAGAACTGACCGCCGGCGAGCTTCGTTCCCGTGGTTACTATCTCGGCTCGAACGTTTCCTACAATGTGAAGAAGCTCGTCGATCTTGGTCTCATCAACCACCAACGCTCCCGCGTCGACCGCCGTTCGGTTCGCATCAGCCTGACGGAGGAGGGCCAGGAGATCGCCGAAACCGTCGCCAAGCTCTACGAGCGTCATATCGGCTCGATCGACAAGGTCGGCGGCATCGGCTCCGAGGAGTTCACACAGATGAACAAGCTCCTGCAGCGCCTGGATCGCTTCTGGAACGACAGTATCATGTATCGCCTCTGA
- a CDS encoding L,D-transpeptidase family protein, with the protein MSKKNGIDAHSRRAFLRSAVTFGAAAWAGSAYAQTALDELINSPRRGSWDDQFDAKASRTATAVLSNTPVFGPETIAHVQQAIFDYQQIVAAGGWPMVTPPSTVRLELGANDPAVQQLRQRLMISGDLPRAAGISSAFDSYVDGAVKRFQARHGLPADGVIGEFTLKALNVDATTRLAQLETNLVRLQSMSGDLGRRYVMVNIPAAYIEAVENGRVALRHTAVVGKIDRQSPILNSKIYEVILNPYWTAPRSIVQKDIMPLMRKDPTYLERNAIRLLDASGNEVSPETVDWNAEKAPNLMFRQDPGKINAMSSTKINFHNEHAVYMHDTPQQGLFNKLMRFESSGCVRVQNVRDLSTWLLKETPGWSRQQIESTIKSGVNTPIKLAEEVPVYFTYVTAWSAKDRVVQFRDDIYQRDGAAELALQTTTGIEQSAGPIDADALPQ; encoded by the coding sequence ATGTCGAAAAAGAACGGAATTGATGCTCACTCGCGTCGCGCATTTCTGCGCTCGGCCGTAACGTTCGGTGCCGCGGCATGGGCGGGGTCTGCCTATGCGCAGACGGCGCTGGACGAGCTCATCAATTCGCCGCGCCGCGGCTCCTGGGACGACCAGTTCGACGCAAAGGCCTCGCGCACGGCGACGGCAGTCCTCTCCAACACGCCGGTCTTCGGACCGGAGACGATCGCGCATGTTCAGCAGGCGATCTTCGACTATCAGCAGATCGTCGCCGCCGGCGGCTGGCCGATGGTCACGCCCCCGTCGACGGTGCGGTTGGAACTCGGGGCCAACGACCCCGCCGTCCAGCAATTGCGGCAACGCCTGATGATCTCCGGGGACCTGCCGCGCGCGGCCGGCATTTCCTCCGCGTTCGATTCCTACGTCGACGGCGCGGTCAAGCGCTTCCAGGCACGTCACGGGCTGCCGGCGGACGGCGTGATCGGTGAGTTCACGCTGAAGGCGCTCAACGTCGACGCCACAACCCGGCTGGCACAGCTCGAGACCAACCTCGTGCGGTTGCAGTCCATGTCGGGCGATCTCGGCCGGCGCTATGTCATGGTCAATATCCCCGCGGCCTATATCGAGGCGGTCGAAAACGGCCGCGTCGCGCTGCGCCACACCGCCGTCGTCGGCAAGATCGACCGGCAGTCGCCGATCCTCAATTCTAAGATCTACGAGGTCATCCTCAATCCCTATTGGACCGCGCCGCGTTCGATCGTCCAGAAGGACATCATGCCGCTGATGCGCAAGGATCCGACCTATCTCGAGCGCAATGCGATTCGCCTCTTGGATGCCAGCGGCAATGAGGTTTCGCCGGAAACGGTGGACTGGAACGCGGAAAAGGCGCCGAACCTGATGTTCCGGCAGGATCCGGGCAAGATCAACGCGATGTCCTCGACGAAGATCAACTTCCATAACGAGCACGCGGTCTATATGCACGATACCCCGCAGCAGGGCCTGTTCAACAAGCTTATGCGCTTCGAATCCTCCGGCTGCGTACGCGTGCAGAACGTGCGTGACCTTTCGACCTGGCTGCTCAAGGAAACGCCGGGCTGGTCCCGCCAGCAGATCGAATCGACGATCAAATCGGGCGTCAACACGCCGATCAAGCTCGCCGAAGAGGTGCCGGTCTATTTCACCTACGTCACTGCCTGGTCGGCGAAGGATCGCGTGGTCCAGTTCCGCGACGATATCTACCAGCGCGACGGCGCGGCCGAACTCGCCCTGCAGACTACGACGGGAATCGAGCAATCGGCCGGCCCGATCGACGCGGACGCCTTGCCGCAATAA
- the glyA gene encoding serine hydroxymethyltransferase, producing the protein MLAQTNDAFFTRSLADSDPEIFGAIEKELGRQRHEIELIASENIVSRAVLEAQGSIMTNKYAEGYPGKRYYGGCQFVDIAEELAIERAKKLFGVNFANVQPNSGSQMNQAVFLALLQPGDTFMGLDLNSGGHLTHGSPVNMSGKWFNVVSYGVREGDHLLDMDDVAEKARKHKPKLIIAGGTAYSRIWDWKRFREIADEVGAWLMVDMAHIAGLVAGGQHPSPFPHCHVATTTTHKSLRGPRGGMILSNDEEIAKKINSAVFPGLQGGPLMHVIAAKAVAFGEALQPSFKEYSAQIVKNARTLAETLKANGLDIVSGGTDNHLMLVDLRKKNATGKRAEAALGRAFITCNKNGIPFDPEKPFVTSGVRLGAPAGTTRGFKEAEFKEIGELIVEVLDGLKVANSDEGNAPVEAAVREKVVKLTDRFPMYSYM; encoded by the coding sequence ATGCTTGCACAAACCAACGACGCCTTTTTCACCCGCTCTCTCGCCGATAGCGATCCGGAAATCTTCGGTGCGATCGAGAAGGAACTCGGCCGCCAGCGCCATGAGATCGAACTGATCGCCTCCGAAAACATCGTTTCGCGCGCCGTGCTCGAGGCCCAGGGCTCGATCATGACGAATAAATACGCCGAGGGCTATCCGGGCAAACGCTATTACGGCGGCTGCCAGTTCGTCGACATCGCCGAGGAACTCGCGATCGAGCGCGCCAAGAAGCTCTTCGGCGTCAATTTCGCCAACGTGCAGCCGAATTCGGGCTCGCAGATGAATCAGGCGGTGTTCCTGGCGCTGCTGCAGCCGGGCGACACCTTCATGGGCCTCGACCTCAATTCCGGCGGTCACCTCACCCATGGTTCGCCGGTCAACATGTCGGGCAAGTGGTTCAACGTCGTTTCTTACGGCGTGCGCGAAGGCGACCATCTGCTGGACATGGACGACGTTGCCGAGAAGGCGCGCAAGCACAAGCCGAAGCTGATCATCGCCGGCGGAACCGCCTATTCGCGCATCTGGGACTGGAAGCGCTTCCGTGAAATTGCCGACGAGGTCGGTGCCTGGCTGATGGTCGACATGGCGCATATCGCCGGTCTCGTTGCAGGCGGCCAGCATCCTTCGCCGTTCCCGCATTGCCATGTCGCGACCACGACCACGCACAAGTCGCTGCGCGGTCCTCGCGGCGGCATGATTCTCAGCAATGACGAGGAGATCGCCAAGAAGATCAACTCGGCCGTCTTCCCGGGCCTGCAAGGCGGTCCGCTGATGCATGTGATCGCTGCCAAGGCCGTCGCTTTCGGTGAAGCTCTGCAGCCCTCCTTCAAGGAATATTCGGCACAGATCGTCAAGAACGCCCGCACCCTTGCCGAAACGCTGAAGGCCAACGGTCTCGATATCGTCTCGGGCGGTACCGACAATCACCTGATGCTGGTGGACCTGCGCAAGAAGAACGCGACGGGCAAGCGTGCCGAAGCCGCGCTCGGCCGCGCCTTCATCACCTGCAACAAGAACGGCATCCCCTTCGACCCGGAAAAGCCCTTCGTCACCTCGGGCGTGCGCCTCGGCGCGCCGGCCGGCACGACGCGCGGCTTCAAGGAGGCGGAATTCAAGGAAATCGGCGAGCTCATCGTCGAAGTCCTCGATGGCCTCAAGGTTGCAAATTCCGACGAGGGCAATGCCCCCGTCGAAGCGGCCGTCCGCGAGAAGGTGGTAAAGCTCACCGATCGCTTCCCCATGTACAGCTACATGTAA
- the nrdR gene encoding transcriptional regulator NrdR — translation MRCPYCGSEDSQVKDSRPAEDGNAIRRRRICPDCGGRFTTFERVQLRELMIIKKTGRKVPFDRDKLLRSFEIALRKRPVDRDRIERAVSGIVRRLESSGETEIHSEEIGLQVLEALKSLDDVAFVRYASVYRDFSHAEDFEKVIAEISAKIARDPGE, via the coding sequence ATGCGCTGCCCCTATTGTGGTTCAGAAGACAGCCAGGTGAAGGACTCCCGTCCGGCCGAGGACGGGAACGCCATTCGCCGCCGCCGCATCTGCCCGGATTGCGGCGGCCGGTTCACGACCTTCGAGCGGGTGCAGCTGCGCGAGTTGATGATCATCAAGAAGACCGGTCGGAAGGTGCCTTTCGACCGGGACAAGCTTTTGCGATCCTTCGAGATCGCGCTCAGGAAGCGCCCGGTCGACCGTGACCGGATCGAGCGGGCGGTGTCCGGCATTGTCCGCCGTCTGGAGAGCTCCGGAGAGACGGAGATCCACTCGGAGGAAATCGGCCTCCAGGTGCTCGAGGCCCTGAAAAGTTTGGACGACGTCGCCTTCGTCCGCTACGCCTCCGTCTATCGCGATTTTTCCCACGCCGAAGATTTCGAGAAGGTGATCGCGGAGATCAGCGCCAAGATCGCGCGCGATCCCGGGGAATAG